Genomic segment of Helicobacteraceae bacterium:
CGCAAGCCTATAGCAATATGGGGCTGTCGTATCTAAAACTCGATCGTTTTTCGGAGTCGATCTGGGCAAACCGCAACGCGATCGCGCTGGCAAGCGGCGAAGAAGCCAACGTGATCCGCGCGTCGTCCTACTACAATATCGCGCGGCTTTACGAAAAATACGCCGATTTTTCACAGGCGCTTAGATATTACGAGCTTGCCAAAGCGCAAAACGCCAACCCGACTTACGATAAAGCGATCGCGCGGGTAAAAGCCAAGCGCTAAGAGTTATGTTTCGCGTCGCGGCGCTCGCGTTTTCGTTAGCCGTTGCCTGCTTTGGCGTTTTGCCGCCCGCGCTGATCGAGCGCGGGGAGGATAATCTAACCTTCGATCGAGCCTCAAAAATAGAGATTTTGTCGTTCGCCAAAACGATATTAAGCCGCCCTCCGCTAACGGCGGATCTCCTAGCGCAAAAGATCGATCTTAAACCCGAAAAGATCAATATGATAAGCGTTCTAAGCGTCCGCGATCGCATGCTAAACGCTCTGCTCGACAACTATCTCGCCGCGAGCGACAAAGCGGGCGAAAACCCAACGCGATCAGACGCCGAAGCGCGATTACGCGAGCTTGTAAAAGATTTTGTTATTGAACCCAAGCGCGAGCGGTTTTATAACGCCTATTTTTACGAGCTGATCCGTCTTGCGGCGCTGTTTCCAAAAACGAGCAGCGAGATCGATCGCTTTAACGACGCGGAGATATTAGGCGGCGAGCTTAACGATCGCGAGTTTATTTTGACCTTCGACGACGGACCGACCGAGAAAAACGGTTTGACGGACAAACTCGTTCAACTGTTAAACGAGCGCAATCAATCGGCGATCTTTTTTGTTTTAGGCGAAAACGCCGCCAAGCGCCAAAACGAATTAGCCAAGCTATACGCAAACCAGCGCTTAGCCTCGCATGGCTGGCGGCACGAATCTCACGCGAAAACGCCGAACGCCAAAGAGTCGATACTGCGAACCGACGATCTGTTGAGCGTCTATGCCAAAGAGGTTTATATCAACGCTTTCCGTCCGCCATACGCTCAGCGCGACGCGGATTTAGGCGCGTTTCTAGCCGAACGAAATATCAGCCTCGTTTTATGGAATATCGATTCGCAAGATTGGCAAAGCGCCGTAAGCGCTAAAGCCGCCGCCGATCGCGTTTTAACGCTTATGCTACTATGGCGCAAAGGCGTTATTCTCTTTCACGATACGCATGATAAGGCGTTAAACGCGCTTCCTATCCTCTTTAAGCAAACGCTTCGTTTAGGCGTAACCTTTTCCGTCTAAGAGACCTCTCTTTACCTCTAACCGCTTATAAACGCGCTCAGCGCTGAAATCAACGTTTCTGGATTTACCAAACGCCGCTACGCTACGTGTTGCTTTTGCTGAGCAAGAAAAGCTAACTTAAGCGGAGACGATCTAACATTCGCTAATTTTGATTTTATCAAGAAAGGAGAGCGCTACAATGCAATTA
This window contains:
- a CDS encoding polysaccharide deacetylase family protein; protein product: MFRVAALAFSLAVACFGVLPPALIERGEDNLTFDRASKIEILSFAKTILSRPPLTADLLAQKIDLKPEKINMISVLSVRDRMLNALLDNYLAASDKAGENPTRSDAEARLRELVKDFVIEPKRERFYNAYFYELIRLAALFPKTSSEIDRFNDAEILGGELNDREFILTFDDGPTEKNGLTDKLVQLLNERNQSAIFFVLGENAAKRQNELAKLYANQRLASHGWRHESHAKTPNAKESILRTDDLLSVYAKEVYINAFRPPYAQRDADLGAFLAERNISLVLWNIDSQDWQSAVSAKAAADRVLTLMLLWRKGVILFHDTHDKALNALPILFKQTLRLGVTFSV